The Leptidea sinapis chromosome 15, ilLepSina1.1, whole genome shotgun sequence genome window below encodes:
- the LOC126968251 gene encoding protein stunted-like isoform X1, whose amino-acid sequence MSAWRQAGLNYINYSNVAAKILRRSLKPEFRTEALRRDESHVRITPWANGKPAHLQQTAPK is encoded by the exons ATGAGTGCCTGGAGACAAGCCGGTTTAAA TTATATTAACTACTCCAACGTAGCTGCCAAGATTTTAAGGAGATCTTTGAAACCAGAATTCCGGACTGAAGCATTGCGACGTGATGAATCCCACGTTCGGATTACACCATGGGCAAATGGAAAACCAGCTC ATCTTCAGCAGACTGCACCTAAGTAG
- the LOC126968212 gene encoding tRNA N6-adenosine threonylcarbamoyltransferase, mitochondrial-like, whose translation MLTSSSLSKTSVLRLSTYIHRQLNRPYFASTQTVLGIETSCDDTGCAIVDSNAKVLSETLFSQNIVHLRYGGVNPTVARDLHRDNIELAVSTAIQNSKIEVQNVNAVAVTVKPGLLASLQIGVKYGMFLAKKYNKVLIPIHHMEAHALVARMFHTINFPFIALLISGGHCLLCLVRDVNDFILLGETLDNAPGEILDKMARRLKLRNIPDYSKFPGGRAIELAAGSANKLDYFHFPVPMARVRDCNFSFSGLKNAFDKHLAAKEFNHGILGDEIIPEVNELCASFQMAIVQHIIQRTERAIKFCELNNFITSDNKTIVVSGGVACNNFIFKHLQLLGNDFGFNVVRPPPKVCTDNGVMIAWNGIEKMKKKLSFKKVTLNDVDPAAALGVNISKRVAAAGIQVKLRKIKHL comes from the coding sequence atgcttACATCGTCCAGTTTATCAAAAACATCAGTTTTAAGACTAAGTACCTATATTCATAGGCAATTAAATCGCCCTTATTTTGCTTCAACTCAAACTGTTCTTGGAATAGAGACTTCATGCGATGATACTGGATGTGCAATAGTAGATTCAAATGCTAAAGTATTGAGTGAaactttattttctcaaaatattgTACACTTGAGGTATGGTGGAGTGAATCCAACAGTGGCAAGAGATTTGCACCGTGATAATATAGAATTGGCAGTCAGTACAGCTATACAAAATAGTAAAATTGAGGTACAAAATGTGAATGCCGTAGCTGTGACAGTAAAGCCTGGTTTATTGGCTAGTTTACAAATAGGAGTTAAATATGGTATGTTTttagcaaaaaaatataataaagttctCATACCCATTCACCACATGGAGGCACATGCATTAGTGGCTCGAATGTTTCATACTATAAATTTTCCTTTTATTGCATTATTAATATCTGGAGGACACTGCTTGCTGTGTCTTGTAAGGGatgtaaatgattttatattgcTGGGGGAAACTTTAGACAACGCTCCAGGAGAAATACTGGATAAAATGGCGAGAAGGTTGAAACTGCGAAATATTCCAGACTATTCAAAATTTCCTGGTGGGAGAGCTATTGAATTAGCTGCTGGAAGTGCAAACAAGCTtgattatttccattttcctgtACCTATGGCTAGAGTAAGAGATTGTAATTTTAGTTTCAGTGGTTTAAAAAATGCCTTTGATAAACATTTGGCTGCTAAAGAGTTTAATCATGGTATACTTGGAGATGAGATTATACCAGAAGTGAATGAATTGTGTGCTTCTTTTCAAATGGCAATAGTACAACATATAATTCAGAGAACTGAGCGAGcaattaaattttgtgaattgaataattttattacttcgGATAACAAAACTATTGTGGTATCTGGTGGTGTTgcatgtaataattttatatttaagcatTTACAGTTACTCGGGAATGACTTTGGTTTTAATGTGGTTAGACCACCTCCAAAGGTCTGTACTGATAATGGTGTGATGATAGCTTGGAATGGTATTGAGaaaatgaagaaaaaattaAGCTTTAAAAAAGTAACATTGAATGATGTAGACCCTGCAGCTGCACTGGGTGTAAATATTAGTAAAAGAGTGGCAGCTGCGGGTATTCaagttaaattaagaaaaataaaacatctttAA
- the LOC126968251 gene encoding protein stunted-like isoform X2 — MSAWRQAGLNYINYSNVAAKILRRSLKPEFRTEALRRDESHVRITPWANGKPAHEKD; from the exons ATGAGTGCCTGGAGACAAGCCGGTTTAAA TTATATTAACTACTCCAACGTAGCTGCCAAGATTTTAAGGAGATCTTTGAAACCAGAATTCCGGACTGAAGCATTGCGACGTGATGAATCCCACGTTCGGATTACACCATGGGCAAATGGAAAACCAGCTC ATGAGAAAGACTAA